Proteins from one Gossypium raimondii isolate GPD5lz chromosome 8, ASM2569854v1, whole genome shotgun sequence genomic window:
- the LOC105791315 gene encoding transcription factor bHLH157 isoform X3, translating into MGEVAMGSALKQTLKNLCCSNGWCYGVFWRFDPRNSMLLTMEDAYYEQKMGPLVDKMLLKFHILGEGIIGQAAFTGKHQWIFSDSNGKGSDSAGNEKIFQDESELQVQFSSGIKTIAVISVGRRGVVQFGSTKKILERLELLAETEKLFYDMGSCHGLTPLEIETCNLDGWFTSFILGQNPTTEQGGCSVEPTGWSCSLQSLIEPSCSVHDYSMNSVQQNLSHLTSQIQTISIEAQPISAGKISRVNSLAANTPCTSEGSILTSLPGEKGEWDPSIVFPKKDTEQNLQGHSTFTSFYSTGELVDSELHNLDSFGKTKQEQHSFGTNAGLLDSVISQQRSIEEFNLDDFITDLSSSFTMDDFSQWFSPLPQHHIHGAGATTTTDPSCSVGVTSVPSVPIGGDAVINIPVGQIVNSSKSSIADALTSSVEKSTMVHDNGNDLFSGTGMDFRLRKAGELSENIDMPLLHSANKVVASGMSSSMAGKRKGLFSELGLEELLGQLEGLSCSGGGMNLAQHSHTWDKSNDTIFSKEFHLKSQVGLWIDDSYGVKAGNAVVTTAKKPTRKRAKPGESSRPRPKDRQLIQDRIKELRGIIPHSGKQLSIDHLLERTIKYLLFLQGVTKYADEIKQADEPKLIGQGNRKLLKHNTMSGGATWAFEVGAQSIPIVVKDLNPPGQMLVEMLCEDRGFFLEIAEVIRGFPLNILKGVMELQEDKIWARFIVEADKQIERTGIIWSLLPLLQQKDNSGIDCATQPSGDMDGGISLLNNHQQQPFLLRPVSVAETLQ; encoded by the exons ATGGGTGAAGTAGCGATGGGTTCTGCGTTAAAGCAAACACTAAAGAATCTTTGTTGCAGTAATGGGTGGTGTTATGGTGTTTTCTGGCGCTTTGATCCCAGAAATTCCAT GTTGTTAACAATGGAAGATGCCTACTACGAACAGAAAATGGGTCCATTAGTCGACAAAATGCTTCTAAAATTCCACATCCTGGGTGAAGG AATAATTGGTCAAGCCGCTTTCACGGGAAAACATCAATGGATTTTCTCAGACTCCAATGGTAAAGGTTCGGATTCCGCTGGAAATGAAAAGATATTTCAg GATGAATCTGAGTTACAAGTCCAATTTTCATCTGGTATCAAG ACAATTGCAGTAATCTCTGTAGGAAGACGGGGAGTTGTTCAGTTTGGATCCACAAAGAAG ATTTTGGAGAGGTTGGAACTTTTGGCTGAAACGGAGAAGTTGTTTTATGACATGGGAAGTTGTCATGGGCTTACACCTTTGGAAATTGAAACTTGCAACCTAGATGGATGGTTTACTTCCTTCATTCTGGGTCAGAATCCGACAACCGAACAAGGTGGCTGTTCTGTGGAGCCAACAGGGTGGTCATGTTCCTTACAAAGTCTCATTGAACCCTCCTGCTCTGTGCATGACTATAGTATGAACTCTGTGCAACAGAATTTATCTCATCTCACAAgtcaaattcaaacaattagCATAGAAGCTCAACCTATATCAGCTGGTAAGATCAGTCGTGTTAACAGCTTGGCTGCTAATACCCCTTGCACTAGTGAGGGTTCAATTCTGACTTCATTGCCGGGTGAAAAGGGCGAGTGGGATCCTTCAATTGTGTTTCCTAAAAAGGATACAGAACAAAATTTACAGGGTCATTCAACGTTTACATCATTTTATAGCACAGGAGAATTGGTTGATTCTGAATTACATAATCTAGATAGCTTTGGGAAAACAAAACAGGAACAACATTCCTTTGGCACCAACGCTGGACTTCTGGATAGTGTAATTAGCCAACAGAGAAGCATTGAGGAGTTTAACCTAGATGACTTTATAACAGATCTCTCCAGCTCCTTTACAATGGATGATTTCTCTCAGTGGTTTTCTCCTTTACCCCAGCATCACATACATGGAGCAGGAGCTACAACGACTACTGATCCTTCATGTTCAGTAGGGGTTACCTCTGTGCCATCTGTTCCGATAGGAGGTGATGCGGTAATCAATATTCCAGTTGGACAAATAGTTAATTCATCAAAGAGCTCCATCGCTGATGCATTGACATCTAGTGTAGAGAAATCTACAATGGTTCATGATAATGGAAATGATCTGTTTAGTGGTACTGGAATGGATTTTAGACTTAGAAAAGCTGGGGAGTTATCAGAAAATATCGACATGCCTTTGTTGCATAGTGCTAACAAAGTTGTTGCCTCTGGAATGTCATCATCCATGGCTGGCAAGCGAAAAGGGTTATTCTCTGAACTTGGCCTTGAAGAGCTTCTAG GTCAGCTTGAAGGTCTTTCTTGCTCTGGTGGGGGCATGAATCTGGCCCAGCATTCACATACCTGGGACAAGAGTAATGATACTATATTCAGCAAAGAGTTTCACCTAAAATCACAAGTAGGTTTATGGATTGATGATAGCTATGGTGTAAAAGCTGGAAATGCTGTTGTCACAACAGCAAAGAAGCCCACCAGGAAAAGAGCTAAACCTGGTGAAAGCTCTCGACCAAGGCCGAAAGACCGCCAGCTGATCCAAGATCGCATCAAAGAACTGAGAGGGATTATTCCTCATAGTGGAAAG CAGTTAAGCATTGATCATTTATTGGAGCGGACCATCAAATACCTGCTTTTCTTGCAAGGCGTGACAAAATATGCAGACGAGATTAAACAAGCTGATGAACCAAAG CTTATTGGCCAGGGAAACAGAAAGCTTCTAAAACACAATACAATGAGTGGTGGTGCTACATGGGCATTTGAAGTTGGGGCTCAGAGTATTCCTATTGTAGTTAAGGACCTAAATCCACCAGGCCAAATGCTTGTTGAG ATGCTCTGTGAAGATCGAGGATTCTTTCTTGAGATAGCCGAAGTTATTAGGGGCTTTCCATTGAATATTTTGAAGGGAGTGATGGAGCTCCAAGAAGATAAGATTTGGGCACGATTTATTGTTGAG GCGGACAAGCAAATCGAAAGGACAGGTATAATTTGGTCTCTTCTCCCGCTTCTGCAGCAAAAGGACAACAGTGGGATTGATTGTGCAACTCAGCCAAGTGGTGACATGGATGGTGGGATTTCCTTATTAAACAACCACCAGCAACAACCTTTCTTGCTGCGTCCTGTCAGCGTTGCTGAGACACttcaataa
- the LOC105791315 gene encoding transcription factor bHLH157 isoform X2, whose amino-acid sequence MGEVAMGSALKQTLKNLCCSNGWCYGVFWRFDPRNSMLLTMEDAYYEQKMGPLVDKMLLKFHILGEGIIGQAAFTGKHQWIFSDSNGKGSDSAGNEKIFQDESELQVQFSSGIKTIAVISVGRRGVVQFGSTKKILERLELLAETEKLFYDMGSCHGLTPLEIETCNLDGWFTSFILGQNPTTEQGGCSVEPTGWSCSLQSLIEPSCSVHDYSMNSVQQNLSHLTSQIQTISIEAQPISAGKISRVNSLAANTPCTSEGSILTSLPGEKGEWDPSIVFPKKDTEQNLQGHSTFTSFYSTGELVDSELHNLDSFGKTKQEQHSFGTNAGLLDSVISQQRSIEEFNLDDFITDLSSSFTMDDFSQWFSPLPQHHIHGAGATTTTDPSCSVGVTSVPSVPIGGDAVINIPVGQIVNSSKSSIADALTSSVEKSTMVHDNGNDLFSGTGMDFRLRKAGELSENIDMPLLHSANKVVASGMSSSMAGKRKGLFSELGLEELLGGVNNSSSVAKSSVEDEIFTTRRRKIENSSSNFHLGQLEGLSCSGGGMNLAQHSHTWDKSNDTIFSKEFHLKSQVGLWIDDSYGVKAGNAVVTTAKKPTRKRAKPGESSRPRPKDRQLIQDRIKELRGIIPHSGKLSIDHLLERTIKYLLFLQGVTKYADEIKQADEPKLIGQGNRKLLKHNTMSGGATWAFEVGAQSIPIVVKDLNPPGQMLVEMLCEDRGFFLEIAEVIRGFPLNILKGVMELQEDKIWARFIVEADKQIERTGIIWSLLPLLQQKDNSGIDCATQPSGDMDGGISLLNNHQQQPFLLRPVSVAETLQ is encoded by the exons ATGGGTGAAGTAGCGATGGGTTCTGCGTTAAAGCAAACACTAAAGAATCTTTGTTGCAGTAATGGGTGGTGTTATGGTGTTTTCTGGCGCTTTGATCCCAGAAATTCCAT GTTGTTAACAATGGAAGATGCCTACTACGAACAGAAAATGGGTCCATTAGTCGACAAAATGCTTCTAAAATTCCACATCCTGGGTGAAGG AATAATTGGTCAAGCCGCTTTCACGGGAAAACATCAATGGATTTTCTCAGACTCCAATGGTAAAGGTTCGGATTCCGCTGGAAATGAAAAGATATTTCAg GATGAATCTGAGTTACAAGTCCAATTTTCATCTGGTATCAAG ACAATTGCAGTAATCTCTGTAGGAAGACGGGGAGTTGTTCAGTTTGGATCCACAAAGAAG ATTTTGGAGAGGTTGGAACTTTTGGCTGAAACGGAGAAGTTGTTTTATGACATGGGAAGTTGTCATGGGCTTACACCTTTGGAAATTGAAACTTGCAACCTAGATGGATGGTTTACTTCCTTCATTCTGGGTCAGAATCCGACAACCGAACAAGGTGGCTGTTCTGTGGAGCCAACAGGGTGGTCATGTTCCTTACAAAGTCTCATTGAACCCTCCTGCTCTGTGCATGACTATAGTATGAACTCTGTGCAACAGAATTTATCTCATCTCACAAgtcaaattcaaacaattagCATAGAAGCTCAACCTATATCAGCTGGTAAGATCAGTCGTGTTAACAGCTTGGCTGCTAATACCCCTTGCACTAGTGAGGGTTCAATTCTGACTTCATTGCCGGGTGAAAAGGGCGAGTGGGATCCTTCAATTGTGTTTCCTAAAAAGGATACAGAACAAAATTTACAGGGTCATTCAACGTTTACATCATTTTATAGCACAGGAGAATTGGTTGATTCTGAATTACATAATCTAGATAGCTTTGGGAAAACAAAACAGGAACAACATTCCTTTGGCACCAACGCTGGACTTCTGGATAGTGTAATTAGCCAACAGAGAAGCATTGAGGAGTTTAACCTAGATGACTTTATAACAGATCTCTCCAGCTCCTTTACAATGGATGATTTCTCTCAGTGGTTTTCTCCTTTACCCCAGCATCACATACATGGAGCAGGAGCTACAACGACTACTGATCCTTCATGTTCAGTAGGGGTTACCTCTGTGCCATCTGTTCCGATAGGAGGTGATGCGGTAATCAATATTCCAGTTGGACAAATAGTTAATTCATCAAAGAGCTCCATCGCTGATGCATTGACATCTAGTGTAGAGAAATCTACAATGGTTCATGATAATGGAAATGATCTGTTTAGTGGTACTGGAATGGATTTTAGACTTAGAAAAGCTGGGGAGTTATCAGAAAATATCGACATGCCTTTGTTGCATAGTGCTAACAAAGTTGTTGCCTCTGGAATGTCATCATCCATGGCTGGCAAGCGAAAAGGGTTATTCTCTGAACTTGGCCTTGAAGAGCTTCTAGGTGGTGTTAATAATTCTTCTTCTGTTGCTAAATCTAGTgttgaggatgaaattttcaCTACTAGAAGaaggaaaattgaaaattcttcATCTAACTTCCATCTAGGTCAGCTTGAAGGTCTTTCTTGCTCTGGTGGGGGCATGAATCTGGCCCAGCATTCACATACCTGGGACAAGAGTAATGATACTATATTCAGCAAAGAGTTTCACCTAAAATCACAAGTAGGTTTATGGATTGATGATAGCTATGGTGTAAAAGCTGGAAATGCTGTTGTCACAACAGCAAAGAAGCCCACCAGGAAAAGAGCTAAACCTGGTGAAAGCTCTCGACCAAGGCCGAAAGACCGCCAGCTGATCCAAGATCGCATCAAAGAACTGAGAGGGATTATTCCTCATAGTGGAAAG TTAAGCATTGATCATTTATTGGAGCGGACCATCAAATACCTGCTTTTCTTGCAAGGCGTGACAAAATATGCAGACGAGATTAAACAAGCTGATGAACCAAAG CTTATTGGCCAGGGAAACAGAAAGCTTCTAAAACACAATACAATGAGTGGTGGTGCTACATGGGCATTTGAAGTTGGGGCTCAGAGTATTCCTATTGTAGTTAAGGACCTAAATCCACCAGGCCAAATGCTTGTTGAG ATGCTCTGTGAAGATCGAGGATTCTTTCTTGAGATAGCCGAAGTTATTAGGGGCTTTCCATTGAATATTTTGAAGGGAGTGATGGAGCTCCAAGAAGATAAGATTTGGGCACGATTTATTGTTGAG GCGGACAAGCAAATCGAAAGGACAGGTATAATTTGGTCTCTTCTCCCGCTTCTGCAGCAAAAGGACAACAGTGGGATTGATTGTGCAACTCAGCCAAGTGGTGACATGGATGGTGGGATTTCCTTATTAAACAACCACCAGCAACAACCTTTCTTGCTGCGTCCTGTCAGCGTTGCTGAGACACttcaataa
- the LOC105791315 gene encoding transcription factor bHLH157 isoform X1 codes for MGEVAMGSALKQTLKNLCCSNGWCYGVFWRFDPRNSMLLTMEDAYYEQKMGPLVDKMLLKFHILGEGIIGQAAFTGKHQWIFSDSNGKGSDSAGNEKIFQDESELQVQFSSGIKTIAVISVGRRGVVQFGSTKKILERLELLAETEKLFYDMGSCHGLTPLEIETCNLDGWFTSFILGQNPTTEQGGCSVEPTGWSCSLQSLIEPSCSVHDYSMNSVQQNLSHLTSQIQTISIEAQPISAGKISRVNSLAANTPCTSEGSILTSLPGEKGEWDPSIVFPKKDTEQNLQGHSTFTSFYSTGELVDSELHNLDSFGKTKQEQHSFGTNAGLLDSVISQQRSIEEFNLDDFITDLSSSFTMDDFSQWFSPLPQHHIHGAGATTTTDPSCSVGVTSVPSVPIGGDAVINIPVGQIVNSSKSSIADALTSSVEKSTMVHDNGNDLFSGTGMDFRLRKAGELSENIDMPLLHSANKVVASGMSSSMAGKRKGLFSELGLEELLGGVNNSSSVAKSSVEDEIFTTRRRKIENSSSNFHLGQLEGLSCSGGGMNLAQHSHTWDKSNDTIFSKEFHLKSQVGLWIDDSYGVKAGNAVVTTAKKPTRKRAKPGESSRPRPKDRQLIQDRIKELRGIIPHSGKQLSIDHLLERTIKYLLFLQGVTKYADEIKQADEPKLIGQGNRKLLKHNTMSGGATWAFEVGAQSIPIVVKDLNPPGQMLVEMLCEDRGFFLEIAEVIRGFPLNILKGVMELQEDKIWARFIVEADKQIERTGIIWSLLPLLQQKDNSGIDCATQPSGDMDGGISLLNNHQQQPFLLRPVSVAETLQ; via the exons ATGGGTGAAGTAGCGATGGGTTCTGCGTTAAAGCAAACACTAAAGAATCTTTGTTGCAGTAATGGGTGGTGTTATGGTGTTTTCTGGCGCTTTGATCCCAGAAATTCCAT GTTGTTAACAATGGAAGATGCCTACTACGAACAGAAAATGGGTCCATTAGTCGACAAAATGCTTCTAAAATTCCACATCCTGGGTGAAGG AATAATTGGTCAAGCCGCTTTCACGGGAAAACATCAATGGATTTTCTCAGACTCCAATGGTAAAGGTTCGGATTCCGCTGGAAATGAAAAGATATTTCAg GATGAATCTGAGTTACAAGTCCAATTTTCATCTGGTATCAAG ACAATTGCAGTAATCTCTGTAGGAAGACGGGGAGTTGTTCAGTTTGGATCCACAAAGAAG ATTTTGGAGAGGTTGGAACTTTTGGCTGAAACGGAGAAGTTGTTTTATGACATGGGAAGTTGTCATGGGCTTACACCTTTGGAAATTGAAACTTGCAACCTAGATGGATGGTTTACTTCCTTCATTCTGGGTCAGAATCCGACAACCGAACAAGGTGGCTGTTCTGTGGAGCCAACAGGGTGGTCATGTTCCTTACAAAGTCTCATTGAACCCTCCTGCTCTGTGCATGACTATAGTATGAACTCTGTGCAACAGAATTTATCTCATCTCACAAgtcaaattcaaacaattagCATAGAAGCTCAACCTATATCAGCTGGTAAGATCAGTCGTGTTAACAGCTTGGCTGCTAATACCCCTTGCACTAGTGAGGGTTCAATTCTGACTTCATTGCCGGGTGAAAAGGGCGAGTGGGATCCTTCAATTGTGTTTCCTAAAAAGGATACAGAACAAAATTTACAGGGTCATTCAACGTTTACATCATTTTATAGCACAGGAGAATTGGTTGATTCTGAATTACATAATCTAGATAGCTTTGGGAAAACAAAACAGGAACAACATTCCTTTGGCACCAACGCTGGACTTCTGGATAGTGTAATTAGCCAACAGAGAAGCATTGAGGAGTTTAACCTAGATGACTTTATAACAGATCTCTCCAGCTCCTTTACAATGGATGATTTCTCTCAGTGGTTTTCTCCTTTACCCCAGCATCACATACATGGAGCAGGAGCTACAACGACTACTGATCCTTCATGTTCAGTAGGGGTTACCTCTGTGCCATCTGTTCCGATAGGAGGTGATGCGGTAATCAATATTCCAGTTGGACAAATAGTTAATTCATCAAAGAGCTCCATCGCTGATGCATTGACATCTAGTGTAGAGAAATCTACAATGGTTCATGATAATGGAAATGATCTGTTTAGTGGTACTGGAATGGATTTTAGACTTAGAAAAGCTGGGGAGTTATCAGAAAATATCGACATGCCTTTGTTGCATAGTGCTAACAAAGTTGTTGCCTCTGGAATGTCATCATCCATGGCTGGCAAGCGAAAAGGGTTATTCTCTGAACTTGGCCTTGAAGAGCTTCTAGGTGGTGTTAATAATTCTTCTTCTGTTGCTAAATCTAGTgttgaggatgaaattttcaCTACTAGAAGaaggaaaattgaaaattcttcATCTAACTTCCATCTAGGTCAGCTTGAAGGTCTTTCTTGCTCTGGTGGGGGCATGAATCTGGCCCAGCATTCACATACCTGGGACAAGAGTAATGATACTATATTCAGCAAAGAGTTTCACCTAAAATCACAAGTAGGTTTATGGATTGATGATAGCTATGGTGTAAAAGCTGGAAATGCTGTTGTCACAACAGCAAAGAAGCCCACCAGGAAAAGAGCTAAACCTGGTGAAAGCTCTCGACCAAGGCCGAAAGACCGCCAGCTGATCCAAGATCGCATCAAAGAACTGAGAGGGATTATTCCTCATAGTGGAAAG CAGTTAAGCATTGATCATTTATTGGAGCGGACCATCAAATACCTGCTTTTCTTGCAAGGCGTGACAAAATATGCAGACGAGATTAAACAAGCTGATGAACCAAAG CTTATTGGCCAGGGAAACAGAAAGCTTCTAAAACACAATACAATGAGTGGTGGTGCTACATGGGCATTTGAAGTTGGGGCTCAGAGTATTCCTATTGTAGTTAAGGACCTAAATCCACCAGGCCAAATGCTTGTTGAG ATGCTCTGTGAAGATCGAGGATTCTTTCTTGAGATAGCCGAAGTTATTAGGGGCTTTCCATTGAATATTTTGAAGGGAGTGATGGAGCTCCAAGAAGATAAGATTTGGGCACGATTTATTGTTGAG GCGGACAAGCAAATCGAAAGGACAGGTATAATTTGGTCTCTTCTCCCGCTTCTGCAGCAAAAGGACAACAGTGGGATTGATTGTGCAACTCAGCCAAGTGGTGACATGGATGGTGGGATTTCCTTATTAAACAACCACCAGCAACAACCTTTCTTGCTGCGTCCTGTCAGCGTTGCTGAGACACttcaataa
- the LOC105793273 gene encoding uncharacterized protein LOC105793273 — protein sequence MKRRISAKIATRCGKQMSRFFYKFLISTDLLKFSDMELVNDDDMTTIITIYCPPKIENPQSIELFVELAEPELVQIVPPSSCGGTLQAPKNPNYGGCSYNNPISGPHFEKHPEVLGTIVDGDEGFDNEDQSYHDFEEISNLDLDEVTDDIDDEGAVEGQDVHPQSVRNTRFDIVIWNDLGAHMSSIEPYTALAYKFPEYLDIVPTHLMETNSEVGELYVAQQFDNKKDCVYAIKQYNIKLSVDYKVLKSTQTFYVKECWRADSGCNWRVRAALLQRTQMWTIKKLKGPHTCMAARMM from the exons ATGAAACGGAGGATCAGTGCAAAGATAGCTACTCGTTGTGGGAAGCAGATGTCAagatttttttacaaatttctaatttcaacaGATCTGTTGAAGTTCTCGGATATGGAGCTTGTAAATGATGATGATATGACTACAATAATCACAATTTATTGCCCCCCTAAGATAGAGAATCCTCAATCGATTGAGTTATTCGTAGAGTTAGCTGAACCCGAACTCGTTCAAATTGTCCCTCCA TCGAGTTGTGGAGGGACATTGCAAGCACCTAAAAATCCAAACTATGGTGGATGTTCGTATAACAACCCAATCTCGGGTCCCCATTTCGAGAAACATCCAGAGGTGTTGGGCACCATAGTAGATGGTGATGAAGGGTTCGATAATGAAGATCAGTCCTACCatgattttgaagaaattagtAACCTAGATTTGGATGAGGTCACGGATGATATAGACGATGAAGGGGCAGTGGAGGGTCAAGATGTACACCCCCAATCGGTTAGGAACACGAGATTTGATATAGTTATATGGAATGATCTAGGGGCCCACATGTCGAGCATAGAACCCTATACGGCGCTTGCATACAAGTTCCCCGAATACCTAGATATAGTACCTACTCACCTGATGGAGACTAATTCGGAGGTTGGAGAGTTGTACGTAGCCCAACAATTCGATAATAAGAAAGATTGTGTATATGCAATAAAGCAATACAACATCAAGTTGTCGGTGGACTACAAAGTATTAAAGTCTACACAAACTTTTTATGTTAAGGAATGTTGGAGGGCCGACAGCGGTTGCAACTGGAGGGTTCGGGCTGCATTATTGCAGAGGACTCAAATGTGGacaatcaaaaaattaaaagggcCTCATACATGCATGGCTGCACGTATGATGTAA